A genomic window from Purpureocillium takamizusanense chromosome 2, complete sequence includes:
- the RPS17B gene encoding 40S ribosomal protein S17.e.B (COG:J~EggNog:ENOG503P2RM) — translation MGRVRTKTVKKSAKVIIERYYPRLTLDFETNKRICDEIAIIASKRLRNKIAGYTTHLMKRIQRGPVRGISFKLQEEERERKDQYVPEVSALDFTQNSENGQLDVDGETKDLLKHLGFDSIPVNVVAVTQTQVLERGPRRFGDRRPRD, via the exons ATGGGTCGCGTTCGCACCAAGACCGTCAAGAAGTCCGCCAAGGTCATCATCGAGCGGTACTACCCCCGCCTGACCCTCGACTTCGAGACCAACAAGCGCATCTGCGATGAGATCGCCATCATTGCCTCCAAGCGCCTGCGCAACAAG ATTGCTGGCTACACCACGCACTTGATGAAGCGTATCCAGCGCGGCCCGGTCCGTGGTATCTCCTTCAAGCTTCAGGAGGAGGAACGTGAGCGCAAGGACCAGTACGTCCCCGAGGTCTCCGCTCTGGACTTCACCCAGAACTCGGAGAATGGCCAGctggacgtcgacggcgagaccAAGGATCTGCTCAAGCACCTCGGC TTCGACTCTATCCCCGTCAACGTCGTTGCCGTCACCCAGACCCAGGTTCTCGAGCGTGGTCCCCGCCGGTTCGGCGACCGTCGCCCCCGCGACTAA
- a CDS encoding Protein-serine/threonine phosphatase (COG:S~EggNog:ENOG503P5FF) has protein sequence MDLDDIDDNIERTIKGTVQKRNAAPLPSPEEARKIAIHHATLLQHRKDLEARILDSIIELSEYPRDRSPQYSAASPAPADAEAYKQQVRLFQPSDHKDLVEERNVNGLCGYTLCPKPHRDTGPGGKWTIRGGAILERKNIEMWCSEQCTKRAMYVQVQLSETAAWERVGNEKIRIDLLDEPKSSGGSQDAETQETPAPRSRDPVNTVREATALALERGEKMPVPGSDRVKVDIQERETKPPRDTAIQGDKNSHLSVEGYVSRLPFRPKPQS, from the coding sequence ATGGATCTCGACGACATAGACGACAACATCGAAAGAACCATCAAGGGCACCGTCCAGAAGCGCaacgcggcgccgctgccctcgcccgagGAGGCCCGCAAGATAGCCATCCACCATGCGACGCTCCTCCAGCACAGGAAGGATCTGGAGGCCCGGATCCTCGACAGCATCATCGAGCTCTCCGAGTACCCTCGCGACCGGTCCCCTCAGTAttcggccgccagccccgcgcccgcagaCGCCGAGGCCTACAAGCAGCAGGTCCGTCTCTTCCAGCCGTCGGATCACaaggacctcgtcgaggagcgcaacgTGAACGGACTGTGCGGCTACACGCTGTGTCCCAAGCCGCACCGCGATACCGGTCCGGGGGGGAAGTGGACGatacgcggcggcgcgatcCTCGAGCGCAAGAATATTGAGATGTGGTGCTCGGAGCAGTGCACCAAACGCGCCATGTACGTGCAGGTGCAACTGAGCGAGACTGCGGCCTGGGAGAGAGTTGGCAACGAAAAGATCCGCATCGACTTGCTCGACGAGCCCAAGTCGAGCGGCGGGAGCCAGGATGCCGAGACGCAGGAGACACCAGCGCCTCGATCCAGAGATCCAGTAAACACAGTCCGCGAGGCAACAGCGTTGGCCCTCGAACGGGGTGAAAAGATGCCCGTGCCCGGTTCCGACAGGGTCAAGGTCGACATccaagagagagagaccaAACCTCCAAGGGACACGGCCATCCAGGGCGATAAGAACAGCCACCTCAGCGTCGAGGGCTACGTCAGCCGGCTACCCTTTCGACCCAAGCCACAGTCTTGA